A genomic window from Pyxicephalus adspersus chromosome 2, UCB_Pads_2.0, whole genome shotgun sequence includes:
- the LOC140324914 gene encoding 1-phosphatidylinositol phosphodiesterase-like, whose product MDQQIKLFICFMVVGVFGEQNPAFDRTDTPSSVTMPDWMSSLPDNLPLSFLAIPGTHDTMAFFGGSLAECQSWSLLNQFNAGVRFLDIRPRHYQNRLPIFHGVSYQRTYFDQVLNDTVTFLKQYPSETVIMRVKEEYDPYQNTRSYYKSIAEVVNQIGEQWFLRSSSLPTLGAARGKIIILQQFSSNGEGPDFGPPYPGGMSISDEYQVTDDAVKWAEVERHLKVAQNGDPERAYLTYCSGTHWLLYTPESLARKINPRVLEYMKTKSTVKRTRSVGIVIMDFPGAELVRQIILNN is encoded by the exons ATGGATCAACAAATTAAACTGTTCATATGCTTTATG GTTGTAGGAGTATTTGGGGAACAGAATCCAGCCTTCGATCGTACAGACACTCCCTCCTCAGTCACTATGCCGGACTGGATGTCTTCCCTGCCAGATAACCTTCCCCTCTCTTTCTTGGCTATACCAGGGACCCACGACACTATGGCCTTTTTTGGTGGATCTCTCGCTGAGTGCCAGAGCTGGAGTCTACTAAACCAATTCAATGCTGGAGTTAGGTTTTTGGATATCCGGCCACGACATTACCAAAACCGTCTGCCTATTTTCCATGGAGTGTCCTACCAACGCACCTACTTCGACCAAGTCCTCAATGACACAGTGACCTTTCTAAAACAGTATCCAAGTGAAACAGTGATTATGAGAGTGAAAGAAGAGTATGATCCATATCAGAACACCAGGAGCTACTACAAGAGCATAGCTGAAGTTGTGAACCAAATTGGAGAACAATGGTTCCTAAGGAGTAGTAGTCTCCCCACCCTAGGAGCAGCTAGAGGAAAGATTATAATCCTTCAACAATTTTCTTCCAATGGGGAAGGTCCTGACTTTGGTCCTCCATATCCTGGTGGTATGAGTATCTCAGATGAATATCAAGTTACTGATGATGCCGTTAAATGGGCAGAAGTAGAGAGACACCTCAAGGTAGCCCAAAATGGTGATCCAGAAAGGGCATACTTGACCTACTGCTCAGGAACCCATTGGCTCCTGTACACACCAGAATCACTAGCTCGTAAAATCAACCCTAGAGTGCTGGAATATATGAAAACCAAGTCAACAGTAAAAAGGACTAGGTCTGTGGGCATTGTGATAATGGACTTCCCAGGGGCAGAACTAGTcagacaaattattttaaataactga